The Streptomyces sp. NBC_00691 genome has a segment encoding these proteins:
- a CDS encoding SRPBCC domain-containing protein has translation MSEIPRGRCETHDGDAHLLRFAVELSRPLPEVWEAVATPEGLAGWLCAADPLEPRLGGRVTLRRLDGDTVVSGRVTAWDPEYVAEYTVDPTHGRIRFHLEPGEPGGDGSTVLRFTNELRADREHRLDRLAGWHDHFERLAAALDGRPTDWSARSPERWQHLRALYELDEAPWPKWVP, from the coding sequence ATGAGCGAGATTCCCCGGGGCAGGTGCGAGACCCATGACGGGGACGCGCACCTGCTGCGGTTCGCAGTCGAGCTGTCCCGTCCCCTGCCCGAGGTCTGGGAGGCCGTCGCCACCCCCGAGGGCCTGGCGGGCTGGCTCTGCGCGGCGGACCCGCTGGAACCCCGGCTCGGCGGCCGGGTCACCCTCCGCCGGCTCGACGGCGACACCGTGGTGTCGGGGCGGGTGACCGCCTGGGACCCCGAGTACGTGGCCGAGTACACGGTCGATCCGACGCACGGACGCATCCGATTCCATCTGGAACCGGGGGAGCCCGGCGGCGACGGGTCGACCGTGCTGCGTTTCACGAACGAACTGAGGGCGGACCGGGAGCACCGGCTGGACCGTCTCGCGGGGTGGCACGATCACTTCGAGCGGCTCGCCGCGGCCTTGGACGGGCGCCCGACGGACTGGTCCGCCCGGTCGCCCGAGCGGTGGCAGCACCTCCGTGCCCTGTACGAGCTGGACGAGGCGCCCTGGCCCAAATGGGTGCCGTAG
- the ccsB gene encoding c-type cytochrome biogenesis protein CcsB — translation MILAATTNESMARMSDLLIYSSMAVYTLAFFAHIAEWVLGSRSKVGRTAAALTSRAPAATAAVTVQVKQAGGGTTVLEKPKVVTRSAAGTRDVPDGPGAAGGTVKGDLYGRIAVSLTVLAFLVEASGVVTRALSVQRAPWGNMYEFSTTFSTVAVGAYLGFLVAKKNVRWLGLPLVTTVLLDLGMATTWLKTPSDQLVPALDSYWLWIHVSTAIFCGAVFYLGATATLLYLFRDSYENKLVTGGNPGAFTRSVMERLPSAASLDKFSYRVNAAIFPLWTFTIIAGAIWAGDAWGRYWGWDAKEVWSFITWVGYAAYLHARATAGWKGRKAAYIALIAFACFLFNYYGVNIFVNSKHSYAGV, via the coding sequence GTGATCCTCGCCGCCACGACCAACGAGAGCATGGCGCGGATGAGCGACCTGCTCATCTACTCCTCGATGGCCGTCTACACCCTGGCCTTCTTCGCCCACATCGCCGAGTGGGTGCTGGGCAGCCGCAGCAAGGTCGGCCGTACCGCCGCCGCGCTCACCTCCCGGGCTCCGGCCGCCACCGCCGCCGTGACCGTCCAGGTCAAGCAGGCGGGTGGTGGCACGACCGTCCTGGAGAAGCCGAAGGTCGTCACCCGGTCCGCGGCCGGCACCCGTGACGTACCGGACGGCCCCGGCGCCGCCGGCGGCACGGTCAAGGGCGACCTGTACGGCCGTATCGCCGTCTCGCTCACCGTCCTCGCCTTCCTGGTCGAGGCGTCGGGCGTGGTCACCCGGGCGCTCTCCGTGCAGCGGGCCCCCTGGGGCAACATGTACGAGTTCTCCACCACCTTCTCCACGGTGGCGGTCGGCGCGTACCTCGGCTTCCTCGTCGCCAAGAAGAACGTGCGCTGGCTCGGCCTGCCGCTGGTCACCACGGTCCTGCTGGACCTGGGCATGGCCACCACCTGGCTGAAGACCCCCAGTGACCAGCTGGTCCCCGCGCTCGACTCGTACTGGCTGTGGATCCACGTCTCCACCGCGATCTTCTGCGGCGCGGTCTTCTACCTGGGCGCCACCGCCACCCTGCTGTACCTCTTCCGCGACTCCTACGAGAACAAGCTCGTGACCGGCGGCAACCCGGGCGCCTTCACCCGCTCCGTCATGGAGCGGCTGCCCTCGGCGGCCTCGCTCGACAAGTTCTCGTACCGGGTCAACGCGGCCATCTTCCCGCTCTGGACCTTCACGATCATCGCGGGCGCCATCTGGGCCGGTGACGCGTGGGGCCGCTACTGGGGCTGGGACGCCAAGGAGGTCTGGTCCTTCATCACGTGGGTCGGCTACGCCGCGTACCTGCACGCGCGCGCGACGGCCGGCTGGAAGGGGCGGAAGGCCGCGTACATCGCGCTCATCGCCTTCGCCTGCTTCCTGTTCAACTACTACGGCGTGAACATCTTCGTGAACAGCAAGCACTCGTACGCGGGCGTCTGA
- the resB gene encoding cytochrome c biogenesis protein ResB: MSTTDTSGTTDTSGTTEQQESLGEAGAQLSTAPLDDRAETAVTGGPAFGVIGWIRWFWRQLTSMRVALILLFMLSLGAVPGSLIPQTAVDEIKAQAFKDAHKTLTPLYEKLQFFDVYSSVWFSAIYILLFVSLIGCIVPRTWQFVGQLRSRPPGAPKRLDRLPAYTTWRTGAEPEQVREAALTLLKGRRFRAHTAGNAIAAEKGYLREAGNLAFHVALIVMLVAFAWGQLFKSEGGKLIVEGDGFSNTLTQYDDFKSGSQFGIDELEPFSFKLDAFDGTYEKSGPQRGTPRTFEAKVSYSQGGTDKKAVIRVNEPLKVGDSKVYLIAHGYAPAVTVRDGRGKVVFEGAVPLLPIDNNITSTGAIKVMDGYRDQKGEKDQLGFSALFVPTFAGEGKGTMFSQFPGLDYPVLALTGYHGDLRVNSGLPQNVYQLNTSKMTQFKIDEGTGFAKRLLPGETMTLPDGAGSITFEKDVKEWASFQISQQPGNGLALTGAIAAIAGLTGSLFIQRRRVWVRAVRGEGGVTVVEMAGLGRSESAKLPEELGDLAVALTADAPPAPDPGPESEPDADPKTEPDAVPRAAPEGVRDDVRPGAVKHAVPEADPEDVPEPAEEPAEDPAPSGEADK, from the coding sequence ATGAGTACGACCGACACGTCCGGTACGACGGACACCTCCGGTACGACGGAGCAGCAGGAGAGCCTCGGTGAGGCCGGGGCGCAGCTGTCGACCGCCCCCCTCGACGACCGCGCCGAGACGGCCGTCACCGGCGGTCCCGCCTTCGGTGTCATCGGCTGGATCCGCTGGTTCTGGCGGCAGCTGACCTCGATGCGGGTCGCGCTGATCCTGCTCTTCATGCTCTCGCTCGGCGCCGTCCCCGGCTCCCTCATCCCGCAGACCGCCGTGGACGAGATCAAGGCACAGGCCTTCAAGGACGCCCACAAGACGCTGACGCCGCTGTACGAGAAGCTCCAGTTCTTCGACGTCTACAGCTCCGTGTGGTTCTCCGCGATCTACATACTGCTGTTCGTCTCCCTCATCGGCTGCATCGTGCCCCGCACCTGGCAGTTCGTCGGCCAGCTCCGCAGCCGCCCGCCGGGCGCGCCCAAGCGCCTCGACCGGCTGCCCGCGTACACGACGTGGCGCACCGGGGCCGAGCCCGAGCAGGTCCGCGAGGCCGCGCTCACCCTCCTCAAGGGACGCCGCTTCCGCGCCCACACGGCCGGGAACGCGATCGCCGCCGAGAAGGGCTATCTGCGCGAGGCCGGCAACCTCGCCTTCCACGTCGCCCTGATCGTCATGCTCGTCGCCTTCGCCTGGGGGCAGCTCTTCAAGTCCGAGGGCGGCAAGCTGATCGTCGAGGGCGACGGCTTCTCCAACACGCTCACCCAGTACGACGACTTCAAGTCCGGCTCCCAGTTCGGCATCGACGAGCTGGAGCCGTTCAGTTTCAAGCTCGACGCCTTCGACGGCACGTACGAGAAGAGCGGCCCCCAGCGCGGCACGCCCCGCACCTTCGAGGCGAAGGTCTCCTACTCGCAGGGCGGTACGGACAAGAAGGCCGTCATCCGGGTCAACGAGCCGCTCAAGGTCGGCGACTCCAAGGTCTATCTGATCGCCCACGGCTACGCGCCCGCCGTCACCGTCAGGGACGGCCGCGGCAAGGTCGTCTTCGAGGGCGCGGTGCCGCTGCTCCCCATCGACAACAACATCACGTCCACCGGCGCCATCAAGGTGATGGACGGCTACCGCGACCAGAAGGGCGAGAAGGACCAGCTGGGCTTCAGCGCCCTCTTCGTGCCTACCTTCGCGGGCGAGGGCAAGGGCACGATGTTCTCGCAGTTCCCGGGGCTCGACTACCCGGTCCTCGCGCTCACCGGCTACCACGGCGACCTGCGCGTGAACTCCGGTCTGCCGCAGAACGTGTACCAGCTCAACACCTCCAAGATGACCCAGTTCAAGATCGACGAGGGGACCGGGTTCGCCAAGCGGCTGCTGCCCGGCGAGACCATGACCCTCCCCGACGGCGCCGGCTCGATCACCTTCGAGAAGGACGTCAAGGAGTGGGCGAGCTTCCAGATCTCGCAGCAGCCCGGCAACGGGCTCGCCCTCACGGGCGCGATCGCCGCGATCGCCGGTCTGACCGGTTCGCTCTTCATCCAGCGGCGCCGGGTCTGGGTCCGGGCCGTGCGCGGTGAGGGCGGCGTGACCGTCGTCGAGATGGCCGGCCTGGGCCGCAGCGAGTCCGCGAAGCTGCCGGAGGAGCTGGGCGACCTCGCGGTCGCCCTCACGGCGGACGCGCCGCCGGCGCCGGACCCCGGTCCGGAGTCCGAGCCGGACGCGGACCCGAAGACCGAGCCGGACGCCGTACCGAGGGCCGCACCCGAGGGCGTACGCGACGACGTGCGGCCCGGGGCCGTGAAGCACGCCGTACCCGAAGCCGATCCGGAAGACGTACCGGAACCCGCGGAAGAACCCGCAGAAGACCCTGCCCCTTCTGGAGAGGCCGACAAGTGA
- a CDS encoding cytochrome c biogenesis CcdA family protein gives MNETVTSGALLLALPVALLAGLVSFFSPCVLPLVPGYLSYVTGVSGTDLAESRRGRMTAGAVLFVLGFTAVFVSGGALFGYFGSTLQEYRETLTTILGVLMILMGVFFLGLMPWFTQREYRFHRKPVAGLVGAPLLGALFGIGWTPCIGPTLASVNALALEQASAGRGALLAFAYCLGLGVPFVLAAIAFRKALGAFGWVKKHYVWVMRIGGGMMLVTGVLLLTGAWDSMVATMQGWSSGFTVGI, from the coding sequence GTGAACGAGACCGTCACCAGCGGAGCCCTGCTCCTCGCGCTGCCCGTCGCCCTCCTCGCCGGACTGGTCTCCTTCTTCTCGCCCTGCGTCCTCCCGCTGGTCCCCGGCTACCTGTCCTACGTGACCGGCGTCTCCGGCACCGACCTCGCCGAGAGCCGCCGCGGCCGGATGACCGCCGGAGCGGTCCTCTTCGTCCTCGGCTTCACCGCCGTGTTCGTGTCCGGCGGGGCGCTCTTCGGCTACTTCGGGTCGACCCTCCAGGAGTACCGCGAGACGCTCACCACGATCCTCGGCGTGCTCATGATCCTCATGGGCGTGTTCTTCCTCGGCCTGATGCCCTGGTTCACCCAGCGCGAGTACCGCTTCCACCGGAAGCCCGTCGCCGGTCTGGTCGGCGCGCCGCTGCTCGGCGCGCTCTTCGGCATCGGCTGGACCCCGTGCATCGGCCCGACGCTCGCCTCGGTCAACGCCCTCGCCCTGGAGCAGGCCAGCGCCGGCCGCGGCGCGCTGCTCGCCTTCGCGTACTGCCTCGGCCTCGGCGTGCCGTTCGTCCTCGCCGCCATAGCCTTCCGCAAGGCACTCGGCGCGTTCGGGTGGGTCAAGAAGCACTACGTGTGGGTCATGCGGATCGGCGGCGGCATGATGCTCGTCACCGGTGTCCTGCTCCTCACAGGCGCGTGGGACAGCATGGTCGCCACGATGCAGGGCTGGTCCAGCGGTTTCACGGTGGGGATCTGA
- a CDS encoding TlpA family protein disulfide reductase: protein MSLSRAPRRTLLAVGVLTAALTLSACGGDSNGKSGGGGNTNFVTNTGGIATAPKGERAATGKLAGETLDGKQLDVAELKGKVVVLNVWGSWCAPCRAEAPHFAKVAKDMEGKGVAFVGVNTRDPNKQPALAFEEDYGVTYPSLYDPQGKLILFGFPKGTLSPQSIPSTVVLDKEGRIAARSLMALDEEKLRSMIDPLLKEK from the coding sequence ATGAGCCTTAGCCGTGCCCCTCGACGCACCCTGCTCGCCGTCGGAGTGCTGACCGCCGCCCTCACGCTCTCGGCCTGCGGCGGCGACAGCAACGGCAAGTCCGGCGGCGGTGGCAACACCAACTTCGTGACCAACACGGGTGGGATCGCCACCGCGCCCAAGGGCGAGCGCGCGGCCACCGGGAAGCTCGCGGGCGAGACCCTCGACGGCAAGCAGCTCGACGTCGCCGAACTCAAGGGCAAGGTCGTCGTCCTCAACGTGTGGGGCTCCTGGTGCGCCCCGTGCCGTGCCGAGGCCCCGCACTTCGCGAAGGTCGCCAAGGACATGGAGGGCAAGGGCGTCGCGTTCGTCGGGGTCAACACCCGCGACCCCAACAAGCAGCCCGCCCTCGCCTTCGAGGAGGACTACGGGGTCACCTACCCCAGCCTCTACGACCCGCAGGGCAAGCTGATCCTGTTCGGCTTCCCCAAGGGCACGCTCTCCCCGCAGTCCATCCCCTCCACCGTCGTCCTCGACAAGGAGGGCCGGATCGCGGCCCGCTCGCTCATGGCGCTCGACGAGGAGAAGCTGCGGTCGATGATCGACCCCCTCCTCAAGGAGAAGTGA